In a genomic window of Lycium ferocissimum isolate CSIRO_LF1 chromosome 9, AGI_CSIRO_Lferr_CH_V1, whole genome shotgun sequence:
- the LOC132029261 gene encoding uncharacterized protein LOC132029261 translates to MSEGSISSSRTCHCGLAPRQFTSKTPANPGRKFRKCANRDKSCGYWKWDDDDFSDGAVIAINQLRLELEAAKGSINVLNMTLDQVKIERDGLKEKVEAWEAMKNFEANKAMKLEEKVLKLKMGIIMLCALIVGFEFAAMTK, encoded by the exons ATGTCGGAGGGTAGTATTTCGTCTTCTAGGACTTGCCATTGCGGGTTGGCTCCTCGACAGTTCACTTCAAAAACTCCTGCAAATCCCGGAAGGAAATTTCGCAAGTGTGCTAACCGTgat AAATCATGCGGTTATTGGAAGTGGGATGATGACGATTTTTCCGATGGTGCGGTTATTGCAATTAACCAACTACGGTTAGAATTGGAAGCGGCAAAAGGATCGATCAATGTTTTGAATATGACGTTGGATCAAGTGAAGATCGAAAGGGATGGTTTGAAGGAGAAAGTGGAAGCTTGGGAGGCCATGAAAAACTTTGAAGCTAATAAAGCTATGAAGTTGGAAGAGAAggtgttgaagttgaagatggGTATTATAATGTTATGTGCGTTAATTGTTGGATTTGAATTTGCGGCGATGACAAAATGA